AGCTAATCGAAAGTTCAACTTTAGCCGGAAGTTGGATTGCAAGAATTTGATTATTATAAAGTATTAAATCCACTTCCAAGCCATCAACTAGATAATTAATATCTGCTCCTATTCGCTCCTCGGCGAGTGTATACTGCGCAAAGGTATCGCTTTCCATAAAAGTCGCGCTGGTTGGATTATTGTAAAGAAATTGGCCTTTGCGACGAGCGATGTCGGACTCCTCAAATGATTCACCGCCCCGGAAGGTGCGTTCATAAATTGCGCCAGTTTTCAAATTACGCACTTTAGTGCGGAGGACCGCCCCGCCTCGCCCCATTTTCGAGTGTTCGGCCGCGATTACCTGATGCGGCGCCCTATCAAGTTCGAAAAATGTCCCTACCTTAAGGTCGGTAATTCCAAGCATAATTGTTCCTTTAATCCAGCGACTCGCTATTGGCAACTTACCGCGTTGTGTAGGGCAAAATTGCTAGGTAGCGGGCACGTTTAACTGCCTCCGCTAACCGCCGCTGATGGCGAGCGCAAGTGCTGGTGTCTTTAGCTGATTTGAGTTTACTCCAAGTGCCCAAATAACGGCGCAGAAGGCCAGCATCTTTGTAATCGATCCAGTCAATTTTCTTTTTGCAAAATGCGCAACTGCGCTGGGAAATTCGAGGCATAATTCCTTTCTAAAATGGAATATCGTCGAGGTTGATTTCATCTGGGGCAGTGACCGGTGCGGTTTGAGGACTGCCCTTTTTATTCGGTTTAGGCATTTCAAGCTTAACCCCACCCGATGGCTCGCTTTCCTCGCTACCGCGACTGCTCGGGCCAAGCGCGCTGATCTGATCGGCAATGATTTCAGTTGTGAAACGCTTCACACCGTCTTGTCCTTCCCAGGAGCGAGTGCGGAGTCGGCCGACCACTAAGACTTTGCGCCCTTTGTGCAAAATTTGGCTACAAATTTCAGCAAGCTTGGCCCAGGCAACAATATTATGAAACTCCGCTTCTTCTTGTTGTTGGCCATCTTTGCTTGTCCAGCGGCGATTAGTCGCTACGCTAAAACTCGCCACGGACTGACCCGATGTTGTTGAACGCAGTTCTGGATCGCGCGTCAGGTTTCCGAGAACGATTGCTTGATTAAAATCGGCCATCCTTCCTCCTTATTGAGCTTTTATTTGGTCTTGATCGTTGGCGAGGAGTTTATCAAGTTGTTCTTGGAGCTTTTGTTCACGCTCGCGCGTGTTGGCTTCGCTTTCTGGAGTCGGAGTTTTGGCAGTTGCTTGCTCGGGTTGTTCCAAATCCTTTGCTTCCTGCAAACCTTCGATCTTCAAGTCGGCTGTAATCATCGAGGTTGCTGGCGCGGTCACGATTAAATACCGGAGAAGTTCATTCATAAGACGCAGGCGACGGTCGAGGATTTCGAGTTGATCAGGCTCGAGAGTAAAGCGTAAGGCGGTGTAATAACCGGCGGTTTCTTTGTGCATTGGGTAGGTGAATTGTCGGCGACCCAGAGCGCGCTCGGCAGTGATATGGCCTTTCAATTCTTGAATCAGATTCGCGACACCTGCATTGGTCTCGTCGCGAGTGATAACCGTAATTTCATATTGATGCATGCTAATTTTCCTTTTTCTGTTCTTTCAGGAGTGGAGTGTAACAAACTAATCGCTATGGGTAAAGAGTTGGCGCTCAATAATTTTTAGACATTGAATCTAAACTCAATGACATCGCCATCGGCAACCACATAGTCTCGGCCCTCTTGTCGCAATTTACCGGCGCTTTGGGCGCCATCCTTGCCGTGGTAGGTGAGAAAGTCGGCACAACTAATCACCTCGGCTTTGATGAAACCGCGTTCGAAATCAGTATGAATCACCCCAGCCGCTTGAGGCGCGGTTGCGTCTCGCTGGATTGTCCAGGCTCGCACTTCTTTCGGTCCGGCCGTAAAGTAGGTGATTAAGCCGAGCAGGGCAAAGGCCTCACGGATTAGGCGATCCAAGCCTCGTTCCTTGAAGCCGAGACTGGCTAGATATTCAATCTGTTCGTTTTCGTTCAGCGTTGAGAGTTCGGCTTCGATCTTGGCCGAGATTGGAACCAATGGTGTGCTGGCAAATAAGCTCGGCTCGGCCTCAATCAATTCCTTGATTCGCTCCCCTGTTTTGTCAAGTTTTGTTTCTGACACATTGAGCACACACAGCATAGCTTTGGCAGTTAAAAGTCGAAATGATTTGAGGCGTGCACTTTCTGCTTGCGAAAGAGGGATCGAACGGACTCCCCTGCCCTGCTCGACTTCGGTTTTGATTCGCTTGAGGAGAGATTGCAAAGTAGTCGCTTCAGGATCACGAGCTTTAATCTTCCCTTCCAGATTCGCGAGAGCGTGTTCAAGAGTCTCCAAATCTTTGAGCGCCAATTCGGTTTGAAGAATGTGAATGTCTTCAAGCGGGTCGACGACACCTGTCACATGCACAACGTCTGGATCGGTAAAATCCCGCACCACGAGAGCAATCGCATCAACGTCGCGGATATTGGCCAGAAATTTATTGCCCAAACCTTCGCCTTGATGAGCGCCGGCAACGAGTCCGGCAATGTCCACAAAAGTCACCGTTGCTGGCACAATTCGCGTTGGCTGAACAAGCTCGGCAAGTTTTTGGAGTCGATTATCGGGCAAATCCACAATCCCGATGTTTGGATTGATCGTGGTAAAAGGAAAATTACTTGCTTGCGCGTTCTGTTTTTTCGTGAGCGCGTTAAAAAGCGTTGATTTACCAACGTTAGGGGGTCCAACAATCCCAATCGTGAGTGACATGGGCGAAATTGTACTGCATCCTCTCCTGAATAGAAAGGGTCTGGTAAAAGAAAAGCCCGGCGGCTCCATTGAGGAGCTCTTGCCGGGTGTGTGATTAGGCGGAGCGCAAGTTGGCTCGCAGGGCGATCATCGAGGTTTTTAGCCTTTCGATGTTTTCGCCCCGCCTACCTGGCCTTTGATTGAGAAGTTCGATCGAAATCTCGAGCATCCCAAGCAATTTGGCGCGTTGCAGTCTTGCAAGCTCGCGCCGGATGCGAAAGAAAGCCTTGAGCTTGCCTTCCACATCCTTGACGACTGCGCCGATTTTATCATGGGCGCAGATATCGGGTTCGCTCAACTCCCAACACTTTGTGTGAATGGAGTCGATGAGATTGCGAAAATCTTCATCGCTCACTTTTTACCGCCTTCCTTCGCATAGTCCGCCTTGGTTGAGGTAGGCGTAGAGAAGATCGAGCTCGCGGAGCAGAGCGCGATTTTGCTCGCGGTAGCTTGACTGATCGAGCGCCTCGAGCGCCTCGGTGATGTGTGTTCGAATGACCTTTTCTCGATCACTGCCATGTGGCGCGTCGACCGAAAGTAGCAATAACTCATTTATTGCATTTCTCATCTCGTACTCGCCCGCGCCTTGCCCGGTTATTATCCGGTTGATCATGGCGTGGAAGGAGGCGAATACGAGTTCGCGCTTCCGTTCCTTTGCGAGACTTAGGTCAGAACGCCTCTTATTAGATTCCTCCATTTTTCCATCATCCCCTTCTTTTTCGGTCTCGGTTTTTTCTCGTTATGTTGTTGATAGAACTCTCCAAGCGCCTCAAAAAGCGCTCGGAAAGTCCACTGCGAACAGCGGCCGATCGGACTCCGCACCTTCCCGATCCAACGGCGCAGAGCTGGTAACTCTTGTTCTTCGGCGCGCTCGAAGAGTAACATCACCGCGCCCTCGATCCGACCGGCTTGATAAGCGCTCTCCCGGATCGAACCCGGCTCGCGGATGAGCGTTTCCATCAGCCGTTCAATTTTATCTTGGCATTCTTTGGACGTATGAATTGTAAAAACCTCCTCTTCTTTACTCAACTCAATATAGGCCGAGCAATCAGGCAGAGTAGTCCAAACTTCCGCACGGGTCAATGCATTAAGGCTTTTACATTACTTTTTCAAGAGTTTCTTACTTACTGTTTATCCTTTTCCGACCATGGAAAGCTTTGTGGACCTCGTGGAGATGCTGATCGGTGAGATGAGTGTACCGCTGAGTTGTGGCCACCGAGGAATGACCCAGTAGCGCCTGGACTGATCTCAAATCAGCCCCGGATCGGAGTAAATCTGTTCCGAAAGAATGGCGCAATGTATGCGGAGTAACGTGTTCAGCCAAACCGGCTTGGGCCGCGTAGCCTTGAATTAAACGCTGGATAGTTCTTGGAGTGAGTCGCCCCCCGCTTTCTCCGTTCCGCTTGATCCTTACAAAAAGCGCCGGATCATCATCTGTTCGCGCGGCGACATATGTTTTAATGGCGCTTTGAGCGCCAGGAGAGAGAAAGACGACTCGGCGTTTTCTGCCCTTCCCCACCACACTCACCTCTTCCCTATTTTCCACTTCTTGGCGGTCGAGCCGCACGAGTTCGGCCACACGCAAACCGGTTGAAAAGAGCGTCTCCAGAATCGCTTGGTCTCTCTTTCCTTTTTGGACGCGAAGATTAGGCGCGGCTAAGAGTTTGGCGAGATGCTCTCTGTCCAAAAAATTTACTTCAATCGTTTCGGCGCCCGGTAGGTCAATTCTTTCGCTTGAAAGAGTTCGGATATTTTGTTTTGCCAGCCAACCCAAGAGCGCTCTTAGGGCAACGAGGTGGTAATTCTGTGTCGCGCGACTCAATTCACGTTCGTTTAATTTTAGCCGATAGGTTCGAACATGCTCGTCGGTGAGTGCGCCGACATTTATGTTATGTGTGAAGTCTAGAAAACGGCCTAAATAGTGCTCATAGTTTTCAATTGTTCGCGGTGCTAGGCCTTGTGCGAGTTCGCAATCTTCTAAAAAACGTCGAATTGCTTGAGAAAGTTGCATCGCGGGTATTATAGCATGTACCATACTCATATATGTTGAATTTTTTACTTGCGGTCGACCAACTCGACCGATCTTTACTTAAAAACGTCAATAGTTTGGTTGGCATTTCGTCGGCCCTCGATCTTGTTTTGCGCGTGATAGCTGAATGGTTTATTTACCTTACGCCGCTTCTGCTCCTTGGCGCGTGGTTTTGGCTTCGTTTTAGCGCCCGCTCTCAAAATTGGCTGACAGATCGCATTCGACTCGTTGAGTTCACAGCCGCCGGACTGCTCGCCTGGCAGATTTTGAGCCGGATTATTAAGGCATTTTACTTTAGAGAGCGCCCCATCTCGGCTGGCAATGGCGTCAAGGAAGTTTTTTTTCATCGCCCCGATGAATCTTTTCCTTCTGATCATGCGGCCTTCCTATTTGCGCTCACTGCTTACGCCTATCTTCTTGGTTGGCGTCGCGTCGGTCACGCGCTTTTACTGGTTAGCCTTTTGATCTCTTCTGCTAGGATTATCACGGGCACTCATTGGTTTAGCGATATTCTAGCGGGGACGCTCCTCGGCATCGCAAGCGCGTTTTTGCTCTGGAAATTTAGGGTTCAATTCAGACATTACTTTGCCGCACCCGTTACACGCTTAATAAATAATTTAGGGCTCTAAACGATGAAGTTATTGTGCATCTTCATGTCATCGCGAGGGCGCAACTGTGGCGATCCCGAATATCGCGAGGACTCAAATGTTTGATTTTGAACTTACTGAACTCATTAAAACAGTCGGACTCCTGGGTGTTTTTGGGATCGTTTTTGCCGAATCGGGCTTATTGATAGGTTTTTTCCTACCCGGTGATAGCTTGCTTTTTACAGCTGGTTTTTTAGCCTCGCAAGGTTATTTAAATCTTAGCCTCTTGATCGTCGGCAGTTTTGTGGCGGCAGTGATTGGCGATAGCGTCGGCTACGCCTTTGGCAAAAACATCGGCCCAGCGCTTTTTAAGCGCGCCAATAGTCGCTGGTTTAAGCAGGAGCATTTAATTCGCGCTCGTGAGTTCTATGCTAAGTACGGCGGTCGGACGATCGTGCTGGCCAGATTTATACCTTTCATTCGAACATTTGCCCCGATCGTGGCAGGGATCAGCGAGATGGGTTATCAAACTTTCATCTTGTATAATCTTATTGGCGGAGCGCTCTGGGCAGTTGGCGTGCCGTTTTTGGGCTATTTTTTAGGGAGTATCATACCGAATGTGGATCAATTGCTTTTGCCAATTATCGCAACTATTATCTTAGTTTCTATTCTGCCACCAATCGTAGAATATATGAGACGTCGCAAGAAAGGCTGACATGAATTTTACACGTTCTACGTTCGTGAATGGTATAAGAATTTTAACAGCGCCCCAACATGAAACGAAGGCGATGACTCTGCTCTTTCTAGTTGGCGCTGGTTCGCGTTTTGAAAACCCGACTCAAAACGGCATCTCGCATTTTTTGGAGCATATTTTATTTAAAGGCACGGAAAAATATCCAAGCCCACAGGCGCTAGCTGAAACACTCGACGGTATCGGTGCGGCCTTTAATGCCTATACGTCAGAAGAGTATACGGGTTTTTATGTGCAAGCGGCGGCTGAACATTTTTTGCTTGCGCTTGATGTGCTCCACCAGATGTTTTATCACCCTTGTTATGCCGAAGCGGATATTGAGCGTGAAAAGGGTGTTATCATTGAGGAGATAAATATGTATCGCGATCTACCTCAACGTCATGTCTGGGATGTCCTAAAATCCTTGTTGTATGGCGACACGCCGCTGGGACGAAATATCGCTGGTAGCAAAGAAACTGTCACCAGCTTTACACATACTACGTTCGTAGATTACCAAAAAGATTTTTACACGCCTGATAATCTTATTTTGGCAGTCGCCGGTAATCCCGCCACTTATGACTGGCAAAAAGAAATTCAAAATTTATTTGCGCAAAAACAGGGCAAACGCATAAAACAATTTGATCACGTTCGTATAATAAGTAGCGCACCACAAGTGCGAGTCGAAAACCGCCAGACCGATCAAACTCATCTTGCGCTCGCCCTGCCGGCCATTAAAGAAACCGATGAGCGTTTGCCAATTCTGGCAATCTTAAACACAATTCTGGGTGGCTCGATGAGTTCGCGGCTT
The Candidatus Berkelbacteria bacterium DNA segment above includes these coding regions:
- a CDS encoding phosphatase PAP2 family protein produces the protein MLNFLLAVDQLDRSLLKNVNSLVGISSALDLVLRVIAEWFIYLTPLLLLGAWFWLRFSARSQNWLTDRIRLVEFTAAGLLAWQILSRIIKAFYFRERPISAGNGVKEVFFHRPDESFPSDHAAFLFALTAYAYLLGWRRVGHALLLVSLLISSARIITGTHWFSDILAGTLLGIASAFLLWKFRVQFRHYFAAPVTRLINNLGL
- the ychF gene encoding redox-regulated ATPase YchF encodes the protein MSLTIGIVGPPNVGKSTLFNALTKKQNAQASNFPFTTINPNIGIVDLPDNRLQKLAELVQPTRIVPATVTFVDIAGLVAGAHQGEGLGNKFLANIRDVDAIALVVRDFTDPDVVHVTGVVDPLEDIHILQTELALKDLETLEHALANLEGKIKARDPEATTLQSLLKRIKTEVEQGRGVRSIPLSQAESARLKSFRLLTAKAMLCVLNVSETKLDKTGERIKELIEAEPSLFASTPLVPISAKIEAELSTLNENEQIEYLASLGFKERGLDRLIREAFALLGLITYFTAGPKEVRAWTIQRDATAPQAAGVIHTDFERGFIKAEVISCADFLTYHGKDGAQSAGKLRQEGRDYVVADGDVIEFRFNV
- a CDS encoding insulinase family protein, yielding MNFTRSTFVNGIRILTAPQHETKAMTLLFLVGAGSRFENPTQNGISHFLEHILFKGTEKYPSPQALAETLDGIGAAFNAYTSEEYTGFYVQAAAEHFLLALDVLHQMFYHPCYAEADIEREKGVIIEEINMYRDLPQRHVWDVLKSLLYGDTPLGRNIAGSKETVTSFTHTTFVDYQKDFYTPDNLILAVAGNPATYDWQKEIQNLFAQKQGKRIKQFDHVRIISSAPQVRVENRQTDQTHLALALPAIKETDERLPILAILNTILGGSMSSRLFNEVREKRGLAYYVRSSVDTYHDTGNLVIATGVRNSHAQEAIKVILNELDLLRRKPILPAELKKAQEHFKGKLALELESSSEISAFLAQQELYYRQQFQPEELIAKIEAVTTKQVQELAEELFVSSRLNLAAIGPFEESDFLPILERVFT
- a CDS encoding single-stranded DNA-binding protein, translated to MADFNQAIVLGNLTRDPELRSTTSGQSVASFSVATNRRWTSKDGQQQEEAEFHNIVAWAKLAEICSQILHKGRKVLVVGRLRTRSWEGQDGVKRFTTEIIADQISALGPSSRGSEESEPSGGVKLEMPKPNKKGSPQTAPVTAPDEINLDDIPF
- a CDS encoding VTT domain-containing protein, encoding MFDFELTELIKTVGLLGVFGIVFAESGLLIGFFLPGDSLLFTAGFLASQGYLNLSLLIVGSFVAAVIGDSVGYAFGKNIGPALFKRANSRWFKQEHLIRAREFYAKYGGRTIVLARFIPFIRTFAPIVAGISEMGYQTFILYNLIGGALWAVGVPFLGYFLGSIIPNVDQLLLPIIATIILVSILPPIVEYMRRRKKG
- a CDS encoding 30S ribosomal protein S18; translation: MPRISQRSCAFCKKKIDWIDYKDAGLLRRYLGTWSKLKSAKDTSTCARHQRRLAEAVKRARYLAILPYTTR
- the rpsF gene encoding 30S ribosomal protein S6 — its product is MHQYEITVITRDETNAGVANLIQELKGHITAERALGRRQFTYPMHKETAGYYTALRFTLEPDQLEILDRRLRLMNELLRYLIVTAPATSMITADLKIEGLQEAKDLEQPEQATAKTPTPESEANTREREQKLQEQLDKLLANDQDQIKAQ
- a CDS encoding tyrosine-type recombinase/integrase, whose translation is MQLSQAIRRFLEDCELAQGLAPRTIENYEHYLGRFLDFTHNINVGALTDEHVRTYRLKLNERELSRATQNYHLVALRALLGWLAKQNIRTLSSERIDLPGAETIEVNFLDREHLAKLLAAPNLRVQKGKRDQAILETLFSTGLRVAELVRLDRQEVENREEVSVVGKGRKRRVVFLSPGAQSAIKTYVAARTDDDPALFVRIKRNGESGGRLTPRTIQRLIQGYAAQAGLAEHVTPHTLRHSFGTDLLRSGADLRSVQALLGHSSVATTQRYTHLTDQHLHEVHKAFHGRKRINSK
- the efp gene encoding elongation factor P; protein product: MLGITDLKVGTFFELDRAPHQVIAAEHSKMGRGGAVLRTKVRNLKTGAIYERTFRGGESFEESDIARRKGQFLYNNPTSATFMESDTFAQYTLAEERIGADINYLVDGLEVDLILYNNQILAIQLPAKVELSISYTEPGFKGDTQSAAMKPATLETGLIIQVPLFIKSGDKVRINTATGQYVERVNE